The window TAAAATATGAGGACTAAAATATTAAAAACGGAGAAAGATTATAATGACGCCTGTGAGCGTATTTATATACTTATTCACAGCAATGAAAATGCAATTGAACCAGCAAGTAGCGAAGGCGAGGAGATAGAATTATTGTCTCTACTTATTGAAAAATATGAGCAAGAGCATTTTTCAATTCAAGCTCCAAGTCCTATTGAAGCCATTAGATTTAGAATGGATCAGATGAATTTAAAGCAAGCAGACCTTGCACCTTTGTTTGGTGGGAAAACACGAATTTCGGAAGTTCTAAATGGAAAAAGACCATTAACTTTGAAAATGATAACATTATTAAACAGATATCTGGGAATTCCCTTAGAATCATTGGTTAATGGTAATAAAGATATAAAACTAGATCCTGAAAAGAGAGAGAAAATATTGAGTATAGATTCCATCAAAGATTATTTTACAAAAAGTGGTAGAGTGGCAGTCTTATAAGTTTTTAGGATTGTCAAAGGCTAGTCCTGATAATATTCCTCTTTAAAATTCACCAAGTATAGTTTTTTAGTAGCACGAGTAATGGCAGTATAGAGCCAACGACCAAACTCCACATCCATTTTATCATCGGGAAGCCAAGGTTGCTCCAAAAATACCACATCCCATTGCCCGCCTTGGGTTTTATGACAGGTTAAAGCATTGGCAAATTTTACCTGTAAGGCATTAAAATGGCGGTTGTTTTTTACCGCATCTACTCTGGCTTTCTTGCTACTTAAATCGTAATAATCTTTCATCACCTCCTGAAATAGCCTATTGTTTTCTTCATAGGTTAAGGAAGGACTCTCAGAAGTTAAGGTATCCAATAGTATCAAAACATCAAAGCTAGGTTCATCAGGGTAATCAATCATTTGCACTTCTACTTCAGCAAATTCAAAGCCATATAAATCAGAATATCTTTTCAATTGTACTATTTCTACTATATCTCCATTTGCTATAAAACCCGCTTGTGATTTTTCCTCTAACCAATAGTAATTATTTCTCACCACCATTAATAAATCGCCACCTTCAATGCGGTTCTCTTTATAAAGAATTCTGTTCCTAACTTCGCGATTATATATATTGGCTCTTTTATTACTTCGAGTAATAATCACCACATTTTCTTCTCCAAATTCAGAAAAAGCATCTGACAATTCATCAGCTAATTCCATACCTCCAATTCTATAAACATCTTTAAAATCACTAATGGAAAAAATGGGGTTCTCTATACTTCCTTCACCGATGAGATTACGGATGTGAGTAGCATTATATAAAA is drawn from Lentimicrobium sp. L6 and contains these coding sequences:
- a CDS encoding type II toxin-antitoxin system HigA family antitoxin, translated to MRTKILKTEKDYNDACERIYILIHSNENAIEPASSEGEEIELLSLLIEKYEQEHFSIQAPSPIEAIRFRMDQMNLKQADLAPLFGGKTRISEVLNGKRPLTLKMITLLNRYLGIPLESLVNGNKDIKLDPEKREKILSIDSIKDYFTKSGRVAVL
- a CDS encoding ATP-dependent RecD-like DNA helicase, with translation MNPEPVLKILKEKFPHQPTTDQELLFEEFVKFLAYDSIEKVFLLKGYAGTGKTSFVQSIVSTLPGIRKRTVLLAPTGRAAKVLSAYAHKKALTIHKKIYFTSMDKSGYMESRLKENLHVNTLFIVDEASMISGSTSDAHFSHQDLLADLITYVYSGDHCQLMLIGDLAQLPPVGLEISPALSPEGLKSYYPFDIFKYELKEVVRQAAESGILYNATHIRNLIGEGSIENPIFSISDFKDVYRIGGMELADELSDAFSEFGEENVVIITRSNKRANIYNREVRNRILYKENRIEGGDLLMVVRNNYYWLEEKSQAGFIANGDIVEIVQLKRYSDLYGFEFAEVEVQMIDYPDEPSFDVLILLDTLTSESPSLTYEENNRLFQEVMKDYYDLSSKKARVDAVKNNRHFNALQVKFANALTCHKTQGGQWDVVFLEQPWLPDDKMDVEFGRWLYTAITRATKKLYLVNFKEEYYQD